The Oceanispirochaeta sp. M1 genome includes a window with the following:
- a CDS encoding alanine racemase — MFLNALTRRNPEFIKAAVSLHQEMKLPSNCCVLDLDAIEKNASYISNKAATLGITTFGMSKQIGRHKPALDAAVAGGIKSFVTVDIKGFRSLRSNGHKIGHAGHLVQIPAGDISYCLSQKPEFWTVFNKETLTVLNNEAQRQGLVQKIFLRIYGKGDNFYEGHAGGIPVERLESTLDYLSGLGSLRFAGLTTFPCLLYNDVSSTVEKTHNLKTLSAAAKRLHNLGLKDFEVNAPGTTSVEILPLLAEEGVTQIEPGHGLTGTTPLHAVRDLVEIPGVLYLSELAHLHQGTPYFYGGGLYIDPVFPDYKPTALSSKSSAHILDRFYEAQIPPYQAIDYYGMLHGTEGAGCQIGDSVILGFRPQAFVRTSYIASIKGISRGNPELVGISDSNGGAVQWP, encoded by the coding sequence ATGTTCTTAAATGCACTTACCAGGAGAAATCCTGAATTCATAAAAGCGGCAGTAAGTCTTCACCAGGAAATGAAATTGCCGTCCAATTGCTGTGTTCTTGATTTGGATGCAATTGAAAAGAATGCTTCTTATATCAGTAATAAAGCCGCAACATTGGGAATTACTACTTTTGGAATGTCAAAGCAAATTGGTCGTCATAAGCCGGCTCTTGATGCTGCTGTTGCGGGAGGGATTAAGAGTTTTGTTACCGTTGATATAAAAGGCTTCCGATCTCTTAGATCAAACGGTCATAAGATCGGCCATGCGGGTCATCTGGTACAGATCCCTGCCGGGGATATTTCCTACTGCCTTTCACAGAAACCGGAATTCTGGACAGTCTTTAATAAGGAAACTCTCACAGTCCTTAATAATGAAGCACAGAGACAGGGACTCGTTCAGAAAATCTTTCTGAGAATTTATGGAAAGGGAGATAACTTTTATGAAGGTCATGCGGGAGGTATCCCAGTAGAAAGGCTTGAAAGTACTCTAGATTATCTTTCCGGTCTCGGCTCTCTCCGTTTTGCAGGACTGACAACCTTCCCCTGCCTTCTTTATAATGATGTCAGTTCAACAGTGGAGAAAACCCATAATCTGAAAACTCTCAGTGCTGCAGCAAAACGTCTGCATAATCTAGGTTTAAAGGATTTTGAAGTTAATGCTCCGGGAACAACTTCAGTAGAGATTCTGCCTCTCCTGGCTGAGGAAGGGGTCACACAGATAGAGCCGGGGCACGGTCTGACAGGTACAACTCCTTTGCATGCTGTCCGGGATCTTGTTGAAATCCCCGGTGTATTGTATTTGTCTGAATTGGCGCACCTGCATCAGGGGACACCCTACTTTTATGGAGGCGGTTTGTATATTGATCCTGTATTTCCTGATTATAAACCTACAGCCCTCTCTTCAAAAAGTAGTGCTCATATTCTGGACCGTTTTTATGAGGCACAGATTCCACCGTACCAGGCTATCGACTATTATGGCATGCTCCATGGAACAGAGGGTGCAGGATGTCAAATCGGAGACTCAGTGATTCTGGGGTTTCGCCCACAAGCTTTTGTTCGTACCTCCTATATCGCATCCATTAAAGGAATCAGCAGGGGCAATCCGGAGCTGGTAGGGATTTCTGATTCCAATGGGGGAGCTGTTCAATGGCCGTAA
- a CDS encoding ABC transporter permease, with amino-acid sequence MTNILSNRESFKDFIRQYIVYISFIFLLIIFSLILHDKGFLSSRNLMNILRQTAMVSVMAVGMTFAISAGEIDLSIGGTVALSALIAALVLERTDVVLLALATALLTGGIIGLVNGLITTKARIPAFLVTLGTSSIVTGLARSITNLEAVPIINKNFTYLFGSGDIGAVSTLFVWTAVVAILGHILLKHTPFGKAVLATGGNRNAAHYTGIKTDFTRLMVLVISGLSASFAGVLYAGRLHGARYTLGESDVMTVIASVIIGGTSFTGGKGTAIGAILGSIIMGMLNNALLLMGLSVSEQMIARGVIIIIAVSLSLREGKNN; translated from the coding sequence ATGACAAACATTCTATCAAACAGGGAATCTTTCAAAGATTTCATAAGACAATATATTGTCTATATAAGTTTCATTTTTTTACTGATTATCTTTTCTCTCATATTACATGATAAGGGATTTCTCTCTTCACGGAATCTAATGAATATCCTGAGGCAGACAGCTATGGTTTCTGTAATGGCTGTCGGGATGACCTTTGCTATTTCTGCAGGAGAAATCGACCTTTCCATCGGCGGGACTGTTGCTCTCTCTGCTCTGATTGCCGCTCTGGTTTTGGAACGAACAGATGTGGTACTTCTTGCATTGGCTACGGCTCTTTTGACTGGAGGAATCATTGGACTGGTTAATGGTCTGATAACAACTAAGGCGCGAATCCCGGCATTCTTGGTAACTCTGGGTACATCCAGCATTGTTACCGGTCTTGCCCGTTCAATAACCAACCTGGAAGCTGTTCCTATTATAAATAAGAATTTTACATATCTGTTCGGTTCCGGTGATATCGGTGCTGTTTCTACACTTTTTGTCTGGACTGCAGTTGTTGCAATTCTCGGTCATATCCTATTAAAGCATACACCCTTTGGTAAAGCCGTTCTGGCAACAGGTGGTAATAGAAATGCAGCCCATTACACAGGAATAAAGACAGATTTTACCAGACTCATGGTTCTTGTTATCAGCGGTCTCTCTGCATCATTTGCTGGAGTGCTTTATGCCGGAAGATTGCATGGTGCCCGTTATACACTGGGTGAATCGGATGTCATGACTGTAATTGCTTCAGTCATTATCGGAGGTACCAGTTTTACTGGTGGCAAGGGAACAGCCATAGGGGCAATTCTTGGATCAATAATCATGGGAATGCTGAATAATGCCCTTCTTCTTATGGGACTTTCTGTTTCTGAGCAGATGATTGCCAGAGGTGTAATCATCATTATCGCCGTATCTCTCAGTCTGAGAGAAGGAAAAAATAATTAA
- a CDS encoding substrate-binding domain-containing protein, with the protein MKRIFTSLIILVSLTAMSFAGGQQDSSGASESKVIKAEALPEVSDSDLALAKGPNGETAVRASEVELTDAQVQNVKDGQFKAALLWAGSGEWYNALSKGAEDEFARLGVKVVSNADAQFDPAKQATDVETCMALQPDAILTLVVDPVSGARAFRPVVDNNIVLVFADNGVDGYKAGSEYVNVVTGDHYGMGRAAAELMNDALNGEGKVGFIYHDADFFVTNNRDSAFKKDIENKYAGMSIAAEKGFSEESATEEVTNAMMTQNPDITGIYVAWDVAAEGVVAALRSGGWNDVKVVTHDLGATLDLDIALKGNVYGKVADVPYDIGVTMARSAALELIGEKVPPFVVVPYLKMTSDNIREVWNQSLRKDPPSSVLKSLK; encoded by the coding sequence ATGAAACGTATTTTTACAAGTCTGATCATTCTGGTCTCATTGACAGCAATGAGCTTTGCTGGAGGTCAGCAGGACAGCTCTGGTGCATCTGAATCTAAAGTAATTAAAGCTGAGGCACTTCCAGAAGTCAGTGATAGCGATCTGGCCCTTGCGAAAGGACCCAATGGTGAAACTGCTGTTCGAGCCAGTGAAGTAGAATTGACTGATGCACAGGTTCAGAATGTAAAAGACGGTCAGTTCAAGGCCGCACTTCTCTGGGCAGGATCAGGCGAATGGTATAATGCTCTCTCCAAGGGAGCAGAAGATGAATTTGCACGTCTTGGGGTTAAAGTAGTTTCAAATGCGGATGCACAGTTTGATCCTGCTAAACAGGCTACAGATGTTGAAACATGTATGGCTCTCCAGCCGGATGCAATACTGACTCTTGTTGTAGACCCTGTTTCCGGAGCCCGTGCTTTTAGACCAGTTGTGGATAACAACATCGTTTTAGTTTTCGCAGACAACGGTGTGGATGGATACAAGGCCGGAAGTGAATATGTCAATGTTGTTACAGGTGACCATTACGGTATGGGCCGTGCTGCAGCGGAGCTGATGAATGATGCACTGAACGGTGAAGGTAAGGTCGGGTTTATCTATCATGATGCCGATTTTTTTGTGACCAATAACAGAGACTCTGCATTTAAGAAGGATATTGAGAACAAATATGCCGGTATGTCTATCGCTGCTGAAAAGGGATTTTCTGAAGAGAGTGCAACAGAGGAAGTCACTAATGCCATGATGACTCAGAATCCAGATATAACCGGGATCTATGTAGCCTGGGATGTTGCAGCAGAGGGTGTTGTCGCAGCTCTCCGTTCAGGAGGATGGAATGATGTCAAAGTTGTAACCCATGACCTGGGTGCTACTCTTGATCTGGATATCGCTTTGAAGGGTAATGTGTACGGAAAGGTTGCTGATGTCCCCTATGATATCGGAGTAACAATGGCTCGTTCCGCGGCACTGGAACTTATAGGTGAAAAAGTTCCTCCCTTCGTAGTCGTTCCTTATCTAAAAATGACCAGTGATAATATCAGAGAGGTCTGGAATCAGTCCCTCAGAAAAGATCCTCCATCAAGCGTTCTGAAGTCACTTAAATAA
- a CDS encoding sigma-54 dependent transcriptional regulator, with protein sequence MHTNFTLLIIDDKEKLCRILAHDFENIGYKAHYALNSKDALPYIRNKKADVVLLDLRLKDENGIDILKEIKAIDTSIPVIIMTGYASIETAVDAIKLGAWDYMQKPLPFARVQRVVENALQSSRLANENTELKNRLSSKTAAYQSMNPGINSLMMKIHKMSETDFPVVFIGESGTGKEIMAEYVHNHSTRASRKMFKINCASFPANLLDNELFGHEKGAYTGADSLYKGIFEQADGGTLFLDEIGDMPLEIQARVLRTLQNSEIRRLGGDKTIQVNVRFIAATNKDLEYLIREKQFREDLYYRLNTALFRLPPLRERKDDLPGLISNFMKEYGTEKAFDGEARNIINSYFWPGNIRELKNVINFAMTMSSSEMIRKQDLPPYLSGNENMPVEVHDEDPELLEKEELLEALKKCRYNKKKTAEYLNISRRTIYNRLEKHGLL encoded by the coding sequence ATGCACACTAACTTCACACTATTGATCATTGATGATAAAGAAAAACTCTGCCGTATCCTGGCGCATGACTTTGAAAATATCGGTTATAAGGCACATTATGCTCTTAACAGTAAAGATGCCCTCCCCTATATTCGGAATAAAAAGGCAGATGTTGTACTTCTAGACCTGAGGCTTAAAGATGAGAACGGTATAGATATTCTTAAAGAGATCAAAGCCATTGATACATCGATACCAGTAATAATAATGACAGGCTATGCAAGTATAGAAACTGCAGTGGATGCCATAAAATTGGGAGCCTGGGATTATATGCAGAAACCCCTCCCCTTTGCACGGGTTCAGAGAGTGGTTGAAAATGCTCTTCAATCCAGCAGGTTGGCTAATGAAAATACAGAGCTGAAAAACCGACTCAGCAGCAAAACGGCCGCATATCAGTCCATGAATCCCGGAATCAACAGCCTTATGATGAAAATTCATAAGATGTCGGAGACAGATTTCCCTGTTGTTTTTATCGGAGAGAGCGGAACCGGCAAAGAGATCATGGCCGAATACGTCCACAATCATTCCACCAGAGCTTCCCGGAAAATGTTTAAAATAAACTGTGCCTCTTTCCCGGCAAATCTTTTAGATAATGAACTCTTTGGTCATGAAAAGGGTGCCTATACGGGAGCAGATTCTCTATACAAAGGGATATTCGAACAGGCCGACGGAGGAACCCTCTTTCTGGATGAAATAGGTGATATGCCTCTGGAGATTCAGGCCAGGGTTCTCAGAACTCTACAGAACAGTGAAATAAGACGTCTTGGAGGAGATAAAACCATTCAGGTAAATGTCCGCTTCATAGCTGCCACAAATAAGGATTTAGAATATCTGATCAGGGAAAAACAGTTCAGGGAAGATCTTTACTACCGTTTGAATACCGCATTATTCCGACTCCCTCCCTTACGAGAGAGAAAGGATGACCTCCCCGGACTTATCAGCAATTTTATGAAAGAGTATGGAACTGAGAAGGCTTTCGATGGCGAGGCAAGGAATATCATCAACAGTTATTTCTGGCCGGGAAATATCCGTGAATTAAAAAATGTAATTAATTTTGCCATGACAATGTCTTCCAGTGAAATGATTAGAAAACAGGACCTCCCGCCCTATCTCTCAGGAAATGAAAATATGCCAGTTGAAGTTCATGACGAAGACCCTGAACTGCTTGAAAAAGAGGAACTTCTTGAGGCCCTGAAGAAATGCAGATACAACAAGAAGAAAACAGCCGAATATCTGAATATAAGCCGCAGAACAATCTACAACCGTCTTGAAAAACATGGTCTGCTATGA
- a CDS encoding ATP-binding protein produces the protein MKLETITLQKVSYDYGTYPVLRDTSLKVCCGEIHAVVGEHGTGKSTIAHILSGFYNPKSGSLSINGQEELKLSRRKARELGIYYVSQQNPLIEEFTVWENIILDEKSSVFPLQTRKGQLKKVQYFLGSLAVDFDLDLEKPIKQLGLSDLVLVDILKSLYKNPSLLIIDEALEKLNAASLLKIHTLLRQRKEKGMGVLFITHRIDDIFFFADKVSIIRNGTVFATEDADKIDRIALIKLAYTQITESLQKLTRQSFTELLKFNETILNDLPVNLILINTNEEVKLVNKQAAQLFPEGKILEDSTELSALLGSKNSDILNQIRPALQKGKEKKYFNMRLYTEKMATLNNITLFPIREGNKLIGTILIIEDITSYEELRKKMQLSENLASVGILASGVAHEINNPLEIIHYYLENIRFNNQNEAIASSLISIEEEVEDISKIIGNLVALSPGKENEAVQVFDLVKSIKDICNLIDYEARKRKISLNIDTGKSEILINANKLEIKQLVLNLIKNSFEALKEEGKVLVKCRVEKEDNLVLIKISDSGPGLPEEELQSIFLPFFSSKTGDSNLGMGLSICHSIIEKHQGSIKAENEKNGGLCMSIELPLYSNTIS, from the coding sequence ATGAAACTTGAAACGATAACCCTCCAGAAAGTCAGCTATGATTATGGAACCTATCCCGTTTTAAGAGATACAAGTCTCAAGGTCTGCTGCGGAGAAATACATGCAGTAGTAGGTGAGCACGGTACTGGTAAATCAACAATCGCCCATATACTGAGCGGTTTCTATAATCCCAAATCTGGAAGCCTCAGCATAAATGGACAGGAAGAGTTGAAGCTGAGCAGAAGAAAGGCCAGAGAACTGGGGATCTACTATGTCAGTCAGCAAAATCCCCTGATTGAGGAATTCACAGTCTGGGAAAATATAATTCTTGATGAAAAATCATCAGTTTTCCCCCTACAGACAAGAAAAGGACAGCTGAAGAAGGTCCAATATTTCCTAGGATCTCTTGCAGTGGACTTCGACCTGGACCTTGAAAAACCCATAAAGCAGCTGGGCCTCAGCGATCTGGTTCTGGTTGATATTCTGAAGTCACTTTACAAAAACCCAAGCCTTCTGATAATCGATGAAGCCCTGGAAAAACTGAACGCAGCAAGCCTTCTCAAGATTCATACTCTTTTACGGCAGAGAAAAGAGAAAGGGATGGGTGTGCTCTTCATTACCCATAGGATTGACGATATTTTCTTCTTTGCGGACAAAGTCTCAATCATTAGAAATGGAACAGTATTCGCCACAGAAGATGCTGATAAGATTGACCGGATCGCTCTGATTAAACTGGCCTATACACAGATTACTGAAAGCCTTCAGAAACTGACCCGGCAGTCCTTTACTGAACTTCTGAAATTCAATGAAACAATACTGAATGACCTACCTGTGAATCTTATCCTTATCAATACAAACGAAGAGGTGAAGCTTGTAAATAAACAAGCCGCCCAACTATTTCCTGAAGGGAAGATTCTTGAAGACAGCACTGAACTTTCAGCTCTTCTGGGCTCAAAGAACTCTGATATATTGAATCAGATCAGGCCTGCTCTGCAGAAGGGAAAAGAAAAGAAATACTTTAATATGCGTCTCTATACAGAAAAGATGGCAACTCTTAATAATATTACCTTATTCCCCATACGAGAGGGTAATAAACTGATTGGAACCATTCTGATAATTGAAGATATTACGTCCTATGAGGAACTTAGGAAAAAGATGCAGCTCTCAGAGAATCTGGCCTCTGTTGGTATTCTGGCCTCGGGAGTGGCACATGAAATAAATAACCCCCTGGAGATCATTCATTATTATCTTGAGAATATCCGTTTTAATAATCAGAATGAAGCGATAGCCTCATCACTGATAAGTATTGAGGAGGAAGTGGAAGATATATCAAAAATCATTGGAAACCTAGTCGCTCTTTCACCGGGAAAAGAGAATGAAGCAGTTCAGGTTTTTGATCTGGTCAAATCCATAAAAGATATCTGCAATCTTATAGATTATGAAGCAAGAAAACGGAAAATATCTCTCAATATTGACACAGGCAAAAGTGAGATTCTTATTAATGCCAACAAACTGGAGATCAAGCAGTTAGTACTCAATTTGATCAAAAACAGCTTTGAGGCCCTTAAGGAAGAGGGAAAAGTGCTTGTTAAATGCCGGGTAGAGAAAGAGGATAATTTAGTGTTAATAAAGATCTCTGACAGTGGCCCCGGACTGCCGGAAGAAGAATTACAGTCTATCTTCCTCCCTTTCTTCAGTTCAAAGACAGGAGACAGCAATCTTGGAATGGGCCTTTCTATCTGCCACAGCATTATTGAAAAGCATCAGGGGTCCATAAAAGCTGAAAATGAAAAAAACGGAGGACTTTGCATGAGCATTGAGCTTCCCCTCTACTCAAACACAATTTCCTGA
- a CDS encoding AraC family transcriptional regulator has translation MDEIPFYKKLPYRNINLNLTEPPYPQVNQDDWDISNMTMNDYDLFICEEGSADFYLNRTLYTLHPGMALLVPPHCLVNAKKVSTEAVVLVAQHFMLYLFQKTDFFNLISYKPLIRFSDWDFILHILSEIKRIIAGGRESWLPLDTNPLFMVLLTRFMEEAYLETDIEENRKSTLVLGIISVIEKGYREPLLLEKLMKLSEYGYSHTSNIFKDYTGISIKSYIIERRLDAAKDALLRRSSVRDAAEAAGYEDEFYFSRIFKKYTGASPREFRKRL, from the coding sequence ATGGATGAGATTCCTTTCTATAAGAAGCTTCCCTATCGAAATATTAATTTAAATTTAACCGAGCCCCCCTATCCCCAGGTAAATCAGGATGACTGGGATATATCAAATATGACCATGAATGATTACGATTTATTTATCTGTGAAGAAGGAAGTGCAGATTTCTATTTAAACAGGACTCTTTACACACTGCATCCGGGAATGGCCCTTCTTGTACCACCTCACTGTCTTGTAAATGCTAAAAAAGTCAGTACTGAAGCAGTTGTCTTGGTAGCCCAGCACTTTATGCTCTATCTATTCCAGAAAACAGATTTTTTTAATCTTATCAGTTATAAACCTCTGATCCGTTTTTCCGACTGGGATTTTATACTGCACATTCTCTCCGAGATTAAAAGAATAATTGCCGGAGGCAGGGAGAGCTGGCTCCCTCTTGATACTAATCCGCTTTTTATGGTTCTGCTGACCAGGTTTATGGAGGAAGCCTATCTTGAGACAGATATTGAAGAGAACCGAAAGAGTACTCTCGTTCTTGGTATCATTTCCGTAATTGAAAAGGGGTACCGGGAACCGTTGTTATTGGAAAAACTGATGAAACTGTCGGAGTACGGATACAGTCATACATCCAACATATTTAAGGATTACACAGGCATCTCTATAAAGTCTTATATCATTGAAAGGAGACTTGATGCGGCAAAGGATGCTCTCCTCCGCCGCAGTTCAGTAAGGGATGCCGCCGAAGCGGCAGGATATGAAGATGAATTTTATTTTTCAAGAATCTTCAAAAAATATACCGGAGCATCACCCCGGGAATTCCGTAAAAGACTATGA
- a CDS encoding Gfo/Idh/MocA family protein: MKTTIKLAVVGLGNMGSNHCRDINDLDNAELTAVCDMDKERSESLAREYGCVSYTSAEEMMDSCELDGIIIATPHFDHLPLSGAAFKRGIHVLTEKPVGVHVKDVNAMIKAWNDGQKNNKNLIFAAMFQQRTLGIAKKIKELLDTGELGKLIRTTWIITDWYRTQAYFNSGGWRATWKGEGGGVLMNQCPHQLDMYQWFVGCPDRVFGMVSLGKYHDIEVEDEVTAYFEYDNGMVGHFITSTGEAPGSNRLEIVGEFGKLIWEADKLIFHKNTISLLNHMATAEGGFEQPECTVSEIAVSEKGGEHQLIIQNFCNSILGKEKLIAPAEEGLHSIAMNNAIMLSSFEKRYIEIPADENLFAEKLKDLQDKSGTVKKKVVETKDDFNKSF; the protein is encoded by the coding sequence ATGAAAACAACAATAAAACTTGCAGTAGTCGGACTCGGAAATATGGGCAGCAATCACTGTAGAGATATCAATGATTTAGATAATGCAGAGCTGACTGCAGTCTGTGACATGGATAAAGAGAGATCTGAATCTCTTGCCCGGGAATACGGATGTGTCTCTTATACATCTGCCGAAGAGATGATGGACTCCTGTGAACTTGACGGTATCATTATTGCCACTCCCCATTTTGACCACCTGCCTCTTTCAGGGGCAGCCTTCAAAAGGGGTATTCATGTCCTCACAGAAAAACCAGTGGGAGTTCATGTAAAAGATGTAAATGCCATGATTAAAGCCTGGAATGACGGGCAGAAGAATAATAAGAATCTCATATTCGCAGCCATGTTTCAGCAGAGAACTCTTGGGATTGCAAAGAAAATTAAAGAGCTCCTTGATACTGGAGAACTGGGCAAGTTGATCAGAACTACATGGATTATCACAGACTGGTACAGAACTCAGGCTTACTTTAACTCAGGAGGCTGGAGAGCCACATGGAAAGGTGAAGGCGGAGGGGTTCTTATGAACCAGTGCCCCCATCAGCTCGATATGTATCAGTGGTTTGTAGGATGCCCCGACAGAGTATTCGGAATGGTTTCACTGGGAAAATACCATGACATAGAAGTTGAAGATGAAGTGACAGCCTACTTTGAATATGATAACGGAATGGTGGGGCATTTTATCACCTCTACTGGTGAAGCTCCCGGTTCAAACAGGTTGGAGATAGTCGGTGAATTCGGAAAGCTGATATGGGAAGCCGATAAACTTATCTTCCATAAAAATACCATATCCCTCCTGAATCATATGGCCACAGCTGAAGGGGGTTTTGAACAACCTGAATGCACTGTCAGTGAAATAGCTGTTTCTGAGAAAGGGGGTGAACATCAACTGATCATTCAGAACTTCTGCAATTCCATCCTCGGAAAAGAGAAGCTTATTGCACCGGCAGAAGAGGGGCTCCATTCCATCGCCATGAACAACGCCATCATGCTTTCCTCTTTTGAAAAGAGATATATTGAGATTCCCGCAGATGAGAACCTTTTTGCCGAGAAGCTTAAAGATCTTCAGGATAAATCAGGCACTGTAAAAAAGAAAGTTGTCGAAACAAAAGATGACTTTAATAAATCATTCTAA
- a CDS encoding sugar phosphate isomerase/epimerase — translation MYYTGFTDEAARGIEAQIKATRELGWDYIESRNIDGENIHDLTEEAFEQVYESLKESGVRINCFGSTVANWTRDPRSEEDFQKSVEELNRAIPRMQKLGCTMIRGMSFTRLRDQSLYTPELETLIFKNIQTLVDICEENGIDFMHENCANYGGMSSDHTLKLIDAIDSPRFKILFDTGNPVNSIDYRKGYENQMQNAFQFYSAIKEHIAYVHIKDGHFTSIRENEIFNLSDWCFPGEGEGKVREIVTDLLKNGYDGGFSMEPHMAVVYHENSSESAEELKYNNYIEYGKRFMTMVDNIREEIR, via the coding sequence ATGTATTACACAGGATTTACTGACGAAGCCGCCAGGGGCATTGAAGCCCAGATAAAGGCAACCAGAGAGCTTGGTTGGGATTATATTGAATCCAGAAATATTGATGGAGAAAATATCCACGATCTGACAGAAGAAGCCTTTGAGCAGGTCTATGAGAGCCTGAAAGAGAGCGGTGTCAGGATAAACTGTTTCGGTAGCACTGTAGCCAACTGGACCCGGGATCCCCGCTCTGAAGAAGACTTTCAGAAATCTGTAGAAGAGCTGAACAGAGCCATCCCCCGGATGCAGAAGCTGGGATGTACAATGATAAGAGGCATGAGCTTCACCAGACTAAGGGATCAAAGTCTGTATACTCCCGAACTGGAAACACTTATCTTCAAAAATATTCAGACCCTTGTAGATATCTGTGAGGAGAACGGCATTGATTTCATGCATGAGAATTGTGCCAATTACGGAGGTATGTCTTCTGATCATACTCTGAAACTTATTGATGCAATTGACTCCCCAAGATTCAAGATTCTATTTGATACTGGAAATCCTGTGAACTCTATAGATTACAGGAAGGGATATGAGAATCAGATGCAGAATGCCTTTCAGTTCTACTCCGCAATAAAGGAACATATTGCCTATGTACATATCAAGGACGGCCATTTCACCAGCATCAGAGAGAATGAGATATTTAATCTGAGCGATTGGTGTTTCCCCGGAGAGGGAGAAGGGAAAGTCCGTGAAATAGTCACAGATCTTTTAAAGAACGGATACGATGGAGGTTTTTCAATGGAGCCGCATATGGCTGTTGTCTATCACGAGAACAGCTCTGAATCGGCCGAAGAACTGAAGTATAATAATTATATAGAGTACGGGAAACGCTTCATGACCATGGTAGACAACATCAGAGAAGAGATCAGATAG